The following are from one region of the Coccinella septempunctata chromosome 7, icCocSept1.1, whole genome shotgun sequence genome:
- the LOC123317702 gene encoding uncharacterized protein LOC123317702, translating to MFNIENCLRLIKSLVALFITTSDNEHAIKGIKECTRAIRKLYRELPGCTSIGGKQQLEAQIRSIKSLKQQFKQQQRIGAGLSRRKETAWNRVHWNDSLSAFDSRIRTGVISNLKHKEPKDFLMDCEAIFRRRILNALKKDEAVKVNMVFCGEFQIMTANKIQKEYKYFTTSNSPIYRDTNITEWFNINVLVSILKDLEEFQERDSGWALVNVVNLGVNINKFTPQLGSSYIELPPQIKRKEACINVKNDDEACFAWSVMAALHPVEKDPQRLSKYPHYSKILKCLRYLRSEEKLKSHSEDCGNMNETAIKLPEIGNNTLKFKNHKNKEKVPFIIYADLESILKPTNTKNNYQEHKAAAVGYYVKCSYDDSLSFYRSHRGLNCMKWFADEMNQFAGDVDSVFLCPYDIDMTPKQEVEFRKATHCHICEEMFKPEDKKVRDHNHLIPEKNYRGAAHEGCNINYKDSHMIPVVFHNLSGYDANFLIQDIATRMEGKIDLLPITKEKYISFTKHYDDYHINFRFIDSFRFMACSLDKLASYLEEFPNLKSQFPEESEEHISLLTNKGVMPYDYIDSYDRFDETSLPPIEAFYNKLDCRKCPRRRYERAQLVWNKFKCQNLGEYSDLYMKTDILLLADVFEQFRSSCHKTYGLDPAHYFTLPGYTWDAMLKYTKQELELLTDVDMFLFVERGIRGGLSQVCGKRRAHANNKYIPNYDSTKPENYLMYFDVNNQYGWAMSQCLPYGGFTWTDTNINVLQIPDDAPEGYILEVDLEYPRELHDVHKDLPFCPEHYNSKTQTPCYASQQNAKLMATLHQKKKYIIHYRNLKQALKNGLIITKIHRVLKFKQSTWLKSYIDLNTDLRKNAENEFEKNLFKLMNNAVFGKTMENIRKRVNVHLLTKWKGRYGAETYISKPEFKNSVIFNENFVAVEMRKLQIYLNKPIYVGMSILDLAKTTIYDFHYHYMNEAFSAGCTILYTDTDSLIYEVYEDPYERMKLDCYERFDTSDYPKNNTYGIPQVNKKVLGMMKDENNGIPMTDYVGLRSKLYAVKTSKDDLNVKKQRWVEEEYEADEIESMCRNYGTTKKAKGIKKSIVKNRICFDDYIECLETWKHKIISQNLIQVKEHHVYSLTQEKIALSPEDDKRCLVPGTFNTVPWGHYSLNKRKIEEYDEPRKKISMLEKLLTM from the exons ATGTTCAACATAGAGAATTGTCTTCGACTAATAAAGTCGTTAGTGGCTTTATTTATCACTACATCTGATAATGAGCATGCAATAAAAGGTATAAAGGAATGTACGAGAGCAATAAGAAAACTGTATCGGGAATTGCCAGGTTGTACTTCAATTGGAGGAAAACAGCAACTCGAAGCTCAGATCCGTTctataaaatcattgaaacaacaattcaaacaacaacAACGAATTGGTGCAGGTCTGAGTAGACGAAAGGAAACTGCTTGGAACAGAGTCCATTGGAATGATTCATTATCAGCATTCGACTCGAGAATAAGAACAGGTGTGATTAGTAACCTGAAACATAAGGAGCCTAAGGATTTTTTGATGGACTGCGAAGCTATATTTCGTCGAAGAATtctgaatgcattgaagaaggaTGAAGCTGTTAAGGTCAATATGGTTTTTTGTGGAGAGTTTCAGATTATGACagccaataaaattcaaaaggaaTATAAGTACTTCACAACATCCAATTCACCTATTTACCGAGACACGAATATTACTGAATGGTTCAATATAAATGTTTTGGTATCAATTCTCAAAGATCTTGAGGAATTCCAAGAACGTGATAGCGGATGGGCTCTGGTTAATGTTGTTAACCTAGGGGTGAATATAAACAAGTTCACACCCCAACTTGGAAGCTCATACATAGAACTTCCTCCTCAAATAAAACGGAAAGAGGCTTGTATCAATGTGAAAAACGACGATGAAGCATGTTTCGCATGGTCTGTGATGGCTGCATTACACCCTGTTGAGAAGGACCCCCAACGATTATCCAAATAtcctcattattccaaaattttgaa ATGTCTCCGGTACTTACGAtctgaagaaaaactaaaaagtcATTCAGAGGATTGTGGAAACATGAATGAAACAGCTATAAAGCTGCCTGAGATAGGAAACAATACACTCAagttcaaaaatcataaaaacaaggAGAAGGTACCTTTTATTATTTATGCAGATCTGGAGAGCATACTAAAACCTACTAACACTAAAAACAACTATCAAGAACATAAAGCTGCAGCTGTAGGATACTATGTAAAGTGTTCATATGAtgattctctgagtttttatcgTTCTCATCGAGGTCTCaattgcatgaaatggtttgcaGATGAGATGAATCAATTTGCTGGAGACGTTGACTCAGTTTTCTTATGTCCCTACGACATCGATATGACGCCAAAACAGGAAGTCGAATTTCGGAAGGCAACTCACTGTCATATTTGTGAAGAAATGTTCAAACCTGAAGATAAAAAAGTAAGAGATCATAATCATCTTATCCCCGAAAAGAATTACCGTGGAGCAGCACATGAGGGgtgtaatataaattataaggaTAGTCACATGATTCCTGTAGTATTTCACAACCTGAGTGGATATGACGCTAATTTTCTGATACAAGATATTGCCACAAGAATGGAAGGGAAAATCGATTTGTTACCGATAACTAAGGAGAAATATATCAGTTTCACCAAACACTATGATGATTATCACATTAATTTCCGATTCATTGATAGTTTCCGATTCATGGCTTGCTCTTTAGACAAACTAGCGTCCTATTTAGAAGAGTTTCCGAActtgaaatcacaatttcctgAGGAATCTGAAGAACATATCAGTCTTCTTACGAACAAAGGAGTAATGCCATATGATTATATCGATTCCTATGACCGATTCGATGAAACTTCTCTTCCACCTATTGAAGCATTCTATAACAAATTGGATTGTAGGAAATGTCCACGAAGAAGATATGAGAGAGCACAACTTGtgtggaataaattcaaatgtcagaatttggGCGAATACAGCGATCTCTAcatgaaaactgacattctattgctggctgacgtatttgaacaatttcgatCGAGCTGCCATAAGACTTATGGATTAGATCCTGCGCATTATTTTACTTTACCAGGATATACGTGGGATGCtatgttgaaatatacaaaacaggaattagaacttctcacagatgttgatatgtttttgtttgttgaaagAGGAATTCGGGGCGGCCTTAGTCAAGTATGTGGTAAACGACGAGCACATGCGAACAACAAGTATATACCAAACTATGATTCAACTAAACCAGAAAATTACCTCATGTACTTTGATGTCAACAATCAATATGGATGGGCAATGTCACAATGTCTACCATACGGCGGTTTTACGTGGACCGATACAAATATAAATGTCTTGCAAATTCCTGATGATGCTCCCGAGGGTTATATTTTAGAAGTCGATCTCGAATATCCTAGAGAATTGCATGATGTGCACAAAGATCTTCCATTCTGTCCAGAACATTACAACTCTAAAACTCAAACACCTTGTTATGCATCTCAGCAAAACGCTAAACTTATGGCCACATTAcatcaaaagaagaaatatatcATCCACTACAGAAATCTGAAGCAAGCATTGAAGAATGGATTGATTATAACAAAAATACATCGAGTGCTCAAGTTCAAGCAATCTACATGGCTCAAGTCTTACATCGACCTCAATACGGATCTGAGAAAGAATGCCGAAAATGAGTTCGAGAAGAATCTCTTCAAACTGATGAACAACGCTGTTTTTG GAAAAACGATGGAGAATATTCGGAAAAGGGTTAATGTCCACCTTCTAACAAAATGGAAAGGACGATATGGGGCGGAAACTTATATCTCCAAACCTGAATTCAAGAACTCTGTTATTTTCAATGAGAACTTTGTAGCTGTTGAAATGCGAAAGCTGCAGATCTATTTGAACAAGCCAATTTATGTGGGAATGAGTATCTTGGATTTGGCTAAAACTACTATTTATGACTTCCATTACCACTACATGAATGAAGCTTTCAGTGCTGGCTGTACCATCTTATACACAGATACCGATTCTCTCATTTATGAGGTCTATGAAGATCCTTATGAAAGAATGAAACTTGACTGTTATGAAAGATTTGATACCTCAGATTATCCCAAGAATAATACTTACGGTATTCCTCAAGTTAATAAAAAGGTATTAGGAATGATGAAGGATGAAAACAATGGAATACCTATGACCGATTATGTTGGTCTCAGATCTAAACTGTATGCTGTGAAAACTTCTAAGGATGATCTGAATGTGAAAAAACAACGATGGGTGGAAGAAGAGTATGAAGCTGATGAAATTGAATCCATGTGTCGAAATTATGGTACCACCAAGAAAGCTAAGGGTATTAAAAAATCAATCGTTAAGAACAGAATATGTTTCGATGATTACATTGAATGTTTAGaaacatggaaacataaaattatttctcaaaatttgaTTCAGGTGAAGGAACATCATGTGTATTCACTGACACAGGAAAAAATAGCTTTAAGTCCTGAAGACGATAAACGATGTTTGGTGCCCGGAACATTCAACACTGTACCGTGGGGTCATTATTCACTCAATAAACGCAAGATTGAGGAATATGATGAACCAAGGAAGAAGATTTCAATGTTGGAAAAATTGTTGACTatgtga